A genomic region of Saccopteryx bilineata isolate mSacBil1 chromosome 1, mSacBil1_pri_phased_curated, whole genome shotgun sequence contains the following coding sequences:
- the NMRK2 gene encoding nicotinamide riboside kinase 2: MKYIVGIGGMTNGGKTTLTNSLLKVLPNCCVIHQDDFFKPQDQIAVGEDGFKQWDVLESLDMEAMLNTVQAWVSNPRKFARSHGVSIQPNTLDTHILILEGFLLYSYKPLVDFYSQRYFLTVPYEECKRRRSTRSYKVPDPPGLFDGHVWPMYQKYKQEMEANGVEVVYLDGMKSREELFHQVLEDIQNSLLNHHP, translated from the exons ATGAAGTACATTGTGGGCATTGGAGG CATGACCAACGGGGGTAAGACCACGCTGACCAACAGCCTACTCAAGGTGTTGCCCAACTGCTGTGTGATCCACCAGGATGACTTTTTCAAG CCCCAAGATCAAATCGCAGTTGGGGAGGACGGCTTCAAGCAGTGGGATG TACTGGAGTCCCTGGACATGGAGGCCATGCTGAATACTGTGCAGGCCTGGGTGAGCAACCCCCGGAAGTTTGCCCGTTCCCACGGCGTCAGCATCCAACCAAACACCTTGGATACCCACATCCTCATTTTGGAAGGCTTCCTGCTCTACAGCTACAA GCCCCTGGTGGACTTCTACAGCCAACGGTACTTCCTGACTGTCCCCTATGAGGAGTGCAAGCGCAGGAGGAG TACTCGCAGCTACAAGGTCCCCGATCCCCCCGGCCTCTTTGATGGCCACGTGTGGCCCATGTACCAGAAGTATAAGCAAGAGATGGAGGCCAATGGCGTGGAAGTAG TGTACCTGGATGGCATGAAGTCCCGAGAGGAGCTTTTCCATCAGGTGTTGGAAGACATTCAGAACTCACTCCTGAACCACCACCCCTAg